The following nucleotide sequence is from Streptomyces sp. NBC_01298.
AACCGTGCTGCCACGCCAGGCTCTCCCACAGCATCCTGATCTCACTGCCAGCGACGTCCCGGAAGGCCTGACGTGAACCTCGCCAGCACTGTCGGCCACCGCCTGGCCAGGCGCCTACGCCCTACCGTTTCCATCACAGACACCACCATGCCCGGCGAGGTCCACTCCCTCACCCGGTACGTAAACCGTGACGGTATTCAGGCACGAACAGGGCCCGGATCGGGCTACCCGGCCGTCGGCCAGCTCTTCTTCCTCGACCGCGGCAGCAACCTCCGCGAGGAAGCGGGCTGGGTACTTCTCCGCCTGCGCTACCGCTCAGCCTCCGGCCTTCCCGCCGGCACCACTGCCTGGATCCCCAAGGCCTCCACAAGCCTGTGCACTGCCCTCGCGACCAGCTGACAGCGTCAAACGCGACGTCCCCGGCACCTCCTGAAGTCCGAACAGGAGCCGATCGCCAGAGGACTCGCCCACAGCCTTCGAACTGATGGGGCAGTCGAGCCTGCCCTGCCCCCCCGAACTCCGAGACCAATGCCTGCGGCCTGGACTCGGCATCGGAGAGACGCGACCACAGATCGCCGTGGCCTCGCGTCGCAGCGAACCCGCCAGAAGCCTCCACAGCGGAGGAGACGCCGAGTTGCGTCCCTAGAACCCGGCACTTCTACCTTCCACTCCGTCGGCCCGTCCACCACACCGGCGCCGCGGAGCTTTCAACACGTCGCCTCATGCCCCTGACCTTGAACTCCGCGGGACGGACCGGGACGACAGGCCACCGCAGCGCCACCGCGCCAGCCTGATCCCCCCTTCTGCGCGCCGACAGCCGGTCCTACGACGACCATCCGCTGCCGCGCACCCCTCCGCAGCCCGTCAGAACTCCACGAGGTCCTCCCATGAACGCGACGAATGTTCTGCGCACCGTCGACATGATCCGACGCGCCACCGCAAGCGTGAGCGGCCATCGAGCCGCCTGGCGTGAGCTCCATGAAGCCCGCGCCGCCCAGACGCTCTTCTCCTACGACGCCGGCGAGGTATGCGAAGCCGCCCAGAGCTCCACCCTTCGATCCGAACGACGGCTTCAGCTCGCTGCCAGTAAGCTCCACCCCTGGCGTCCGCTGCTGAACCGGTACCCGACCGAACACCACCGCCGGAACGCCACCAGGAATCTGCTTGAGCACTTGGCCGACGATGACGTCGCCTTGATCAAGGCCGCCGATATTGTAGTAATACAAACATCGGCGGGTAAGGACTCCGTGGTCGCGCTGCACCGTGTAGTCGCGGCCGCCCGCAAGGCCGGCTGCATGCACAAGCTGCGGGTGATGCACTGCGATCTTGGACAGGCCGAGTGGCCCGGAGTCCGGCAACTCGCACGCCGCCAAGCAGAGCGATACGGAATCCCCTTCATCCTCGTGGAGAGCGAAGGCGGCTTCCTGGGCATGGTGGAAGACCGAGGCCTCTGGCCGGACTCCGCGCGACGCCTGTGCACGGCCTACCTGAAGCGGGACCCCACGGGCCCCGTCATCACCAAACTCGTCGAAGGCCTGGGCCTGGACCGCCAGGCGATCGTGCTGAACGTCATGGGCGTCCGCGGCGCGGAATCCCGCTCACGGGCCCGCAAGAGCCGGCTGACCCTCGATGACCGGACTTCGAGCTCCAACCGCCTGGTCCTGACCTGGAACA
It contains:
- a CDS encoding phosphoadenosine phosphosulfate reductase family protein encodes the protein MNATNVLRTVDMIRRATASVSGHRAAWRELHEARAAQTLFSYDAGEVCEAAQSSTLRSERRLQLAASKLHPWRPLLNRYPTEHHRRNATRNLLEHLADDDVALIKAADIVVIQTSAGKDSVVALHRVVAAARKAGCMHKLRVMHCDLGQAEWPGVRQLARRQAERYGIPFILVESEGGFLGMVEDRGLWPDSARRLCTAYLKRDPTGPVITKLVEGLGLDRQAIVLNVMGVRGAESRSRARKSRLTLDDRTSSSNRLVLTWNIIHELSESQVWREIADHVLEYHPIYDTGLQRLSCVYCVLAGPDWLVLATRICFALGLPHPDLYTALERQINHSFKQNLTLGGVVAAARMLDALDGPLTWSRGDALRRHLGPSAADAYLAKLAV